A genomic region of Roseateles amylovorans contains the following coding sequences:
- a CDS encoding PPC domain-containing DNA-binding protein gives MELRPLRLEPGDDLRRALEAACAESGTAAFVVSGIGSLTRARLRLAAANGETELSGPLEILTLAGSLSADGAHLHMSVADAQGRVCGGHVGYGNQVRTTAEVLVAVLPDWQLTREVDAATGYKELVIRPTSST, from the coding sequence ATGGAACTCCGACCCTTGAGACTTGAGCCCGGCGACGATCTCCGCCGTGCATTGGAGGCTGCGTGCGCCGAATCGGGCACCGCAGCCTTCGTCGTTTCCGGCATTGGCAGCTTGACGCGGGCCAGGCTGCGTCTGGCGGCGGCGAACGGGGAAACCGAGCTGTCAGGCCCGCTCGAGATCCTGACGCTGGCCGGATCGCTCAGCGCCGATGGCGCCCACCTGCACATGTCGGTGGCGGACGCGCAGGGTCGCGTCTGCGGCGGCCATGTCGGCTATGGCAATCAGGTCAGGACCACGGCGGAAGTGCTGGTGGCCGTGTTGCCTGACTGGCAACTGACGCGCGAGGTCGATGCCGCCACCGGCTACAAGGAGCTGGTGATCAGACCCACCTCGTCGACGTAG
- a CDS encoding peptidase inhibitor family I36 protein — protein MTLSTKRSSGAPSRLRLHPLSMSLALAGLLVGCGGGESTEATAQAANVSGSTGTTAAATASKPLVCVYEHVNYTGATICMSSSNPQLPTAWNARISSIKVPTGYKVELFSERLYGGRALTLTANNANLVPSSFNDVTASIRMTALGTTPTPSAVTLASVQFAQSMLYGSSDNQLVLVANKPTLLKVNVTAPASPATLPAATVRIENTATGTSRDLPLAAPRRGLPTTVSDVPSFDDAYTVTVPADLVKTGMKVTVNVAGAAAQSFTPRVGGGIPMRFMPIAVKIAGTTGQLPVDQTAHIKALFPVSTVTLQAHPTYVSTRVTTLPTSDAQWSDAFGKILGELSDLHALERAARHDYYFGFIPKRTWGLAGLGYMPGNSAVSFDMPNSPDTVRDVVAHELGHNFSLPHAACGGAGSPDPKYPYPDANLGKAGRYIWSYLSDTNSFYDPRPTDRHDIMSYCGGVVFSDYNYRLMQTFLTPTDAATAKAAAVAAAPDQDVLLISGSIRGKQIEINPVKTLVSKPESSSGPYVVRVQTSAGQIQDYAFTPQSLDHEGELLHFRVLVPKVDNIASISVMRDGSTLAQAAARASNARQKALAAGASRAQVQVQETRGQAVLRWDADATPFLSVTWTDGTRRLNLAQDLQGGQATLDTSELPAGGRFELVVSDGLNAQRVEQAR, from the coding sequence ATGACTCTCTCCACGAAGCGCTCGTCCGGCGCACCCAGCCGGCTGCGCCTGCACCCGCTGTCGATGTCCCTGGCGCTGGCCGGTCTGCTGGTGGGTTGCGGCGGCGGCGAGTCCACCGAGGCGACCGCGCAGGCCGCAAATGTCAGCGGCAGCACCGGTACGACCGCAGCGGCCACCGCCTCCAAGCCGCTGGTCTGCGTCTATGAACACGTGAACTACACCGGCGCCACCATTTGCATGTCGAGCAGCAATCCGCAGTTGCCGACCGCCTGGAACGCGCGCATTTCCTCGATCAAGGTGCCGACCGGCTACAAGGTCGAGCTGTTCTCCGAAAGGCTGTACGGCGGCCGCGCGCTGACCCTCACCGCCAACAATGCGAACCTGGTGCCGTCGAGCTTCAACGACGTGACCGCCTCGATCCGCATGACCGCGCTGGGCACCACGCCGACGCCGTCGGCGGTGACGCTGGCCTCGGTCCAGTTCGCGCAGTCCATGCTCTACGGCAGCAGCGACAACCAGCTGGTGCTGGTGGCCAACAAGCCCACGCTGCTGAAGGTCAATGTGACCGCGCCCGCCTCGCCGGCCACGTTGCCGGCAGCCACGGTGAGGATCGAGAACACCGCCACCGGCACCAGCCGCGACCTGCCGCTGGCCGCGCCGCGCCGTGGCCTGCCCACCACCGTCTCCGACGTCCCGTCCTTCGACGACGCCTACACCGTCACCGTGCCCGCCGATCTGGTGAAGACCGGCATGAAGGTGACGGTCAACGTCGCCGGTGCTGCGGCTCAGAGCTTCACGCCTCGCGTGGGCGGCGGCATCCCGATGCGCTTCATGCCGATCGCGGTGAAGATCGCCGGCACCACCGGTCAACTGCCGGTCGACCAGACCGCCCACATCAAGGCCCTGTTCCCGGTGTCGACGGTGACGCTGCAGGCGCACCCGACCTATGTGTCGACCCGAGTCACTACGCTGCCAACCTCGGACGCGCAGTGGAGCGATGCCTTCGGCAAGATCCTGGGCGAGCTGTCCGACCTGCATGCGCTGGAGCGTGCGGCCCGCCACGACTACTACTTCGGCTTCATCCCGAAGCGCACCTGGGGTCTGGCCGGCCTGGGCTACATGCCGGGCAACTCGGCCGTCAGCTTCGACATGCCCAACTCGCCGGACACGGTGCGGGACGTGGTGGCCCATGAACTCGGCCACAACTTCTCGCTGCCGCACGCGGCCTGCGGCGGCGCGGGATCGCCGGATCCGAAGTATCCGTACCCGGATGCCAACCTGGGCAAGGCCGGTCGCTACATCTGGAGCTACCTGTCGGACACCAACAGCTTCTACGACCCGCGTCCGACCGACCGCCACGACATCATGAGCTACTGCGGTGGCGTGGTGTTCTCGGACTACAACTACCGCCTGATGCAGACCTTCCTGACCCCGACCGATGCGGCCACGGCCAAGGCGGCTGCGGTGGCGGCGGCGCCGGACCAGGACGTGCTGCTGATCAGCGGCAGCATCCGCGGCAAGCAGATCGAGATCAACCCGGTCAAGACGCTGGTGTCCAAGCCGGAGAGCAGCAGCGGCCCGTATGTGGTGCGCGTGCAGACCTCGGCCGGTCAGATCCAGGATTACGCGTTCACGCCGCAATCGCTGGACCATGAAGGCGAACTGCTGCACTTCCGCGTGCTGGTGCCCAAGGTGGACAACATCGCCAGCATCAGCGTGATGCGGGATGGCAGCACCCTGGCGCAGGCCGCCGCCCGCGCCAGCAATGCCCGCCAGAAGGCGTTGGCCGCCGGCGCCAGCCGCGCCCAGGTGCAGGTCCAGGAGACCCGTGGCCAGGCCGTGCTGCGCTGGGATGCCGATGCCACGCCGTTCCTGAGCGTGACCTGGACCGACGGCACCCGCCGCCTGAACCTCGCGCAGGATCTGCAGGGCGGTCAAGCCACGCTGGACACCAGCGAGCTGCCGGCCGGCGGCCGCTTCGAGCTGGTGGTCTCGGATGGTCTGAACGCGCAGCGCGTCGAGCAAGCGCGCTGA
- a CDS encoding peptidase inhibitor family I36 protein, which translates to MTLSSKRSSGASGRLRLHPLSLSLALAGLLAGCGGGESTDPAVQASRVNGSTGAAGSTSAGTTAAAAAAQICFFEHVNYVGASTCLTASSSWIGSSWNDRISSLKVPAGYKVELFSDINYGGRVLTLTADNANLVPSNFNDVVSSVRITATSTVKLASVQFAQSMLYGSSDNQLVLVANKPTLLKVNVTAPASPATLPAATVRIENTATGTSRDLPLAAPRRGLPTTVSDVPSFDDAYTVTVPADLVKTGMKVTVNVAGAAAQSFTPRVGGGIPMRFMPIAVKIAGTTGQLPVDQTAHIKALFPVSTVTLQAHPTYVSTRVTTLPTSDAQWSDAFGKILGELSDLHALERAARHDYYFGFIPKRTWGLAGLGYVPGNSAVSFDMPNAPDTVRDVVAHELGHNFSLPHAACGGAGSPDPKYPYPDANLGKAGRYIWSYLSDTNSFYDPRPTDRHDIMSYCGGVVFSDYNYRLMQTFLTPTDAATAKAAAVAAAPDQDVLLISGSIRGKQIEINPVKTLVSKPESSSGPYVVRVQTSAGQIQDYAFTPQSLDHEGELLHFRVLVPKVDNIASISVMRDGSTLAQAAARASNARQKALAAGASRAQVQVQETRGQAVLRWDADATPFLSVTWTDGTRRLNLAQDLQGGQATLDTSELPAGGRFELVVSDGLNAQRVEQAR; encoded by the coding sequence ATGACTCTGTCTTCCAAGCGCTCATCCGGCGCATCCGGCCGCTTGCGGCTGCATCCGCTGTCGTTGTCTCTCGCGCTGGCGGGTTTGCTGGCGGGTTGCGGCGGCGGTGAATCGACCGACCCGGCGGTTCAGGCCTCTCGCGTCAACGGCTCGACCGGCGCGGCCGGCTCGACCAGCGCCGGCACCACTGCGGCCGCCGCGGCGGCTCAGATCTGCTTCTTCGAGCATGTGAACTACGTCGGTGCCAGCACCTGCCTGACCGCGAGCAGCAGCTGGATCGGCTCGTCCTGGAACGATAGGATCTCCTCGCTGAAGGTGCCGGCCGGCTACAAGGTGGAGTTGTTCTCCGACATCAACTACGGCGGTCGCGTGCTGACCCTGACTGCGGACAATGCCAACCTGGTGCCGTCCAACTTCAATGACGTGGTGTCCTCGGTGCGCATCACCGCGACGTCCACGGTGAAGCTGGCCTCGGTCCAGTTCGCGCAGTCCATGCTCTACGGCAGCAGCGACAACCAGCTGGTGCTGGTGGCCAACAAGCCGACGCTGCTGAAGGTCAATGTGACCGCACCCGCCTCGCCGGCCACGCTGCCGGCAGCCACGGTGAGGATCGAGAACACCGCCACCGGCACCAGCCGTGACCTGCCGCTGGCCGCGCCGCGCCGTGGCCTGCCCACCACCGTCTCCGACGTCCCGTCCTTCGACGACGCCTACACCGTCACCGTGCCCGCCGATCTGGTGAAGACCGGCATGAAGGTGACGGTCAACGTCGCCGGTGCTGCGGCTCAGAGCTTCACGCCTCGCGTGGGCGGCGGCATCCCGATGCGCTTCATGCCGATCGCGGTGAAGATCGCCGGCACCACCGGTCAACTGCCGGTCGACCAGACCGCCCACATCAAGGCCCTGTTCCCGGTGTCGACGGTGACGCTGCAGGCGCACCCGACCTATGTGTCGACCCGCGTCACCACGCTGCCGACCTCGGACGCGCAGTGGAGCGATGCCTTCGGCAAGATCCTGGGCGAGCTGTCCGACCTGCATGCGCTGGAGCGTGCAGCCCGCCACGACTACTACTTCGGCTTCATCCCGAAGCGCACCTGGGGCCTGGCCGGCCTGGGTTATGTGCCGGGCAACTCGGCCGTCAGCTTCGACATGCCCAATGCGCCGGACACGGTGCGGGACGTGGTGGCCCATGAACTCGGCCACAACTTCTCGCTGCCGCACGCGGCCTGCGGCGGCGCGGGATCGCCGGATCCGAAGTATCCGTACCCGGATGCCAACCTGGGCAAGGCCGGTCGCTACATCTGGAGCTACCTGTCGGACACCAACAGCTTCTACGACCCGCGTCCGACCGATCGCCACGACATCATGAGCTACTGCGGTGGCGTGGTGTTCTCGGACTACAACTACCGCCTGATGCAGACCTTCCTGACCCCGACCGATGCGGCCACGGCCAAGGCGGCTGCGGTGGCGGCGGCGCCGGACCAGGACGTGCTGCTGATCAGCGGCAGCATCCGCGGCAAGCAGATCGAGATCAACCCGGTCAAGACGCTGGTGTCCAAGCCGGAGAGCAGCAGCGGCCCGTATGTGGTGCGCGTGCAGACCTCGGCCGGTCAGATCCAGGATTACGCGTTCACGCCGCAATCGCTGGACCATGAAGGCGAACTGCTGCACTTCCGCGTGCTGGTGCCCAAGGTGGACAACATCGCCAGCATCAGCGTGATGCGGGATGGCAGCACCCTGGCGCAGGCCGCCGCCCGCGCCAGCAATGCCCGCCAGAAGGCGTTGGCCGCCGGCGCCAGCCGCGCCCAGGTGCAGGTCCAGGAGACCCGTGGCCAGGCCGTGCTGCGCTGGGATGCCGATGCCACGCCGTTCCTGAGCGTGACCTGGACCGACGGCACCCGCCGCCTGAACCTCGCGCAGGATCTGCAGGGCGGTCAAGCCACGCTGGACACCAGCGAGCTGCCGGCCGGCGGCCGCTTCGAACTGGTGGTCTCGGATGGTCTGAACGCGCAGCGCGTCGAGCAAGCGCGCTGA
- a CDS encoding sensor histidine kinase: MNASSALLAHVPSSDAVSRRLALLLESTGEGIFGIDMDGRCTFVNRAACQTLGWRTEEVLGRNMHALIHHSHGDGRDYAECDCPIFNAFRRGMPCRIDDEVLWRADGSAFPAEYSSYPIIEHGAVQGAVVTFVDISSRKRADELLRASHDQLERRVAERTRQLRELAHHLEAVRETERKRIAREIHDELGSLLVALKMDLNWLERRVGEAPLRDAMVQKCGRMGGLVDTAVDAVGRIITDLRPSILDHQGLWAALEWQAQEFQLAGSDEREVEVKLFVAAAVPPPEGGLAIAVFRIFQEVLSNIARHAKARRVSIRLDVDAPPQPVLYLLVRDDGIGAPDDAFNDPRSYGVLGMRERAAQFGGRLGIESVPGRGTTVRLVMPLEAAP, encoded by the coding sequence ATGAATGCGTCTTCCGCCTTGCTAGCCCATGTGCCTTCGTCGGACGCCGTGAGCCGGCGCCTGGCCCTGTTGCTGGAGAGCACCGGCGAAGGCATCTTCGGCATCGACATGGACGGGCGCTGCACCTTCGTGAACCGTGCGGCCTGTCAGACGCTGGGCTGGCGCACCGAGGAGGTGCTGGGCCGCAACATGCATGCGCTGATCCACCATTCCCATGGCGATGGGCGCGACTACGCGGAGTGCGACTGCCCGATCTTCAATGCCTTCCGGCGCGGCATGCCGTGCCGCATCGACGACGAGGTGCTCTGGCGCGCGGACGGGTCGGCCTTCCCGGCCGAATACTCGAGCTATCCCATCATCGAGCACGGGGCGGTGCAGGGCGCGGTGGTGACCTTCGTCGACATCTCTTCACGCAAGCGTGCCGACGAGCTGCTGCGCGCCAGCCACGATCAGCTGGAGCGCCGGGTGGCGGAGCGAACCCGGCAATTGCGGGAACTGGCGCATCACCTGGAGGCGGTCCGCGAGACCGAGCGCAAGCGCATCGCGCGCGAGATCCATGATGAGCTCGGCTCGCTGCTGGTCGCGCTGAAGATGGACCTGAACTGGCTGGAGCGCCGTGTCGGTGAAGCGCCGCTGCGCGACGCGATGGTGCAGAAGTGCGGCCGCATGGGCGGACTGGTCGACACCGCCGTCGATGCGGTGGGCCGCATCATCACCGACCTGCGTCCCAGCATCCTGGACCATCAAGGCCTGTGGGCGGCGCTGGAATGGCAGGCGCAGGAGTTTCAACTCGCCGGCAGCGACGAGCGGGAGGTGGAGGTCAAGCTCTTCGTCGCCGCGGCGGTGCCGCCGCCCGAAGGCGGGCTGGCCATTGCGGTGTTCCGGATCTTCCAGGAGGTGCTCTCCAACATCGCCCGCCATGCGAAGGCCCGTCGGGTGTCGATCCGGCTGGATGTGGATGCGCCGCCGCAACCGGTGCTCTATCTGCTGGTGCGCGACGACGGCATCGGCGCGCCGGACGACGCCTTCAATGATCCGCGCAGCTACGGGGTGCTGGGCATGCGCGAGCGGGCCGCACAGTTCGGCGGGCGCCTGGGCATCGAGAGCGTCCCTGGTCGCGGTACCACGGTGCGGCTGGTGATGCCGCTGGAGGCCGCACCATGA
- a CDS encoding response regulator: protein MTIRVLICDDHLIVRQGIKQVLAEAEDLRVMGEAASGPEALQQVRSGMATGQGPDVVLLDIAMPQRDGLDTLKSLKGEFPKLPVLMLSTYPDRQYAVRSLKLGAAGYLNKSADSEQMIEAVRTVARGRLFITPSVAEHLAGAVGAGGRAADEGLPLHELLSHREHQVFRLLVAGRSVGEIAQQLSLSSNTVSTYRARILEKTGVRNDVELTLFAMRNESVAP from the coding sequence ATGACCATCCGCGTGCTGATCTGCGACGACCACCTCATCGTCCGCCAGGGCATCAAGCAGGTGCTGGCGGAGGCGGAGGACCTGCGGGTGATGGGCGAGGCCGCCAGCGGCCCGGAGGCGCTGCAGCAGGTGCGCAGCGGGATGGCGACCGGGCAGGGGCCCGACGTGGTGTTGCTGGACATCGCCATGCCGCAGCGCGACGGGCTGGACACATTGAAGTCGCTGAAGGGCGAGTTCCCCAAGCTGCCGGTGCTCATGCTGTCGACCTATCCGGACCGCCAGTACGCCGTGCGCAGCCTCAAGCTCGGCGCTGCGGGCTATCTGAACAAGAGCGCCGACAGCGAGCAGATGATCGAGGCGGTGCGCACCGTCGCGCGTGGCCGGCTCTTCATCACGCCCAGCGTGGCGGAGCATCTGGCCGGCGCGGTGGGCGCGGGCGGCCGCGCTGCGGATGAGGGCCTGCCGCTGCATGAGCTGCTGTCGCATCGGGAACATCAGGTGTTCCGGCTGTTGGTGGCGGGGCGCAGCGTGGGCGAGATTGCCCAGCAGCTCAGTCTGTCGTCCAACACCGTCTCCACCTATCGTGCGCGCATCCTGGAAAAGACCGGTGTGCGCAATGACGTGGAACTGACGCTCTTTGCCATGCGCAACGAGTCCGTGGCGCCGTAG
- a CDS encoding CmpA/NrtA family ABC transporter substrate-binding protein: MSSEFHDPYDADRPLLMRCACGRHGNEAEHAAAASRDAAVSALQSRAAEAPVTADVEATLRNGVEAALVKALFPQEALRRRFLKAVGRRSAMAAIGSVLPIASLQAMAQEAAPLEKKDLKIGFIPITCATPLIMAHPLGFYSKQGLNVEVVKTAGWALIRDKMINKEYDATHFLSPMPLAISLGLGATATPMNVAAIQNTNGQAITLALKHKDKRDPRQWKGFKFAVPFEYSMHNFLLRYYVAEAGLDPDRDIQIRVVPPPEMVANLRAGNIDGFLGPDPFNQRAVFEEAGFIHLLSKELWNGHPCCAFGTSTAFIRQHPNTFAALYRAVLNAAAMAREARNRELIAKVIAPPAYLNQPETVIAQVLTGRYADGLGQVKNVPDRADFDPIPWQSMAVWMLTQMKRWGYLKGEVNYRQIAEQVFLLTDAKKQMKALGMNEPEGAYPKFSVMGKTFDPARPQAYLDSFAIKRS; the protein is encoded by the coding sequence ATGAGCTCAGAGTTCCACGATCCCTACGACGCCGATCGCCCGCTGCTGATGCGCTGCGCCTGCGGCCGTCACGGCAATGAGGCCGAACATGCCGCCGCCGCATCGCGGGACGCGGCCGTCTCGGCCCTGCAGTCGCGGGCCGCCGAGGCGCCGGTGACGGCGGATGTCGAGGCCACGCTGCGCAACGGGGTCGAAGCCGCGTTGGTGAAGGCCCTGTTCCCGCAGGAGGCGCTGCGGCGCCGTTTCCTCAAGGCGGTGGGTCGTCGCAGCGCGATGGCCGCCATCGGCAGTGTGCTGCCGATCGCCAGCCTGCAGGCCATGGCGCAGGAGGCCGCCCCGCTGGAGAAGAAGGATCTGAAGATCGGCTTCATTCCCATCACCTGCGCCACGCCGCTGATCATGGCGCATCCGCTGGGCTTCTATTCGAAGCAGGGACTGAACGTGGAGGTGGTGAAGACCGCCGGCTGGGCGTTGATCCGCGACAAGATGATCAACAAGGAATACGACGCCACCCACTTTCTCAGCCCGATGCCGCTGGCCATCAGCCTGGGCCTGGGGGCGACCGCCACGCCGATGAATGTCGCGGCCATCCAGAACACCAATGGCCAGGCGATCACGCTGGCGCTCAAGCACAAGGACAAGCGCGATCCCCGGCAGTGGAAGGGCTTCAAGTTCGCGGTGCCCTTCGAGTATTCGATGCACAACTTCCTGTTGCGCTACTACGTGGCGGAAGCGGGCCTGGACCCGGACCGGGACATCCAGATCCGGGTCGTGCCGCCGCCGGAGATGGTGGCCAACCTGCGCGCCGGCAACATCGACGGCTTCCTCGGGCCGGACCCCTTCAACCAACGCGCGGTGTTCGAGGAGGCGGGCTTCATTCACCTGCTCTCCAAGGAGCTCTGGAACGGCCATCCCTGCTGTGCCTTCGGCACCAGCACCGCGTTCATCCGCCAGCACCCCAACACCTTTGCCGCGCTCTATCGCGCGGTGTTGAACGCCGCCGCCATGGCCCGTGAAGCCCGCAACCGGGAGCTCATTGCCAAGGTGATTGCGCCGCCGGCCTATCTGAACCAGCCCGAGACGGTCATCGCTCAGGTGCTCACCGGCCGCTATGCCGATGGGCTTGGCCAGGTGAAGAACGTGCCCGACCGCGCCGACTTCGACCCCATTCCCTGGCAGAGCATGGCGGTCTGGATGCTCACCCAGATGAAGCGTTGGGGCTACCTGAAGGGCGAGGTGAACTACCGGCAGATCGCGGAGCAGGTCTTCCTGCTGACCGATGCGAAGAAGCAGATGAAGGCCCTGGGCATGAACGAACCCGAGGGCGCCTATCCCAAGTTCAGCGTGATGGGCAAGACCTTCGACCCCGCTCGCCCGCAGGCCTACCTCGACAGCTTCGCCATCAAGCGGTCGTGA
- the ntrB gene encoding nitrate ABC transporter permease: protein MRSLNVRAAVLSLLILALLLGIWQVATLGAPASPKAPAAAMTAAQIEYAQLMGQPVDAAPVAAKSGFPTLAQMGATVAHHLAEPFYDRGPNDKGIGLQLAYSLGRVALGYLLAAMVAIPLGFVIGMSPLAYRALDPFIQVLKPISPLAWMPLALYTIKDAAASGIFVIFICSLWPMLINTAFGVAGVRREWLNVARTLEVRPLRRAFEVILPAAAPTILTGMRISMGIAWLVIVAAEMLVGGTGIGYFVWNEWNNLSLPNVIFAILVIGLVGMALDLLFARAQKAVTYVD from the coding sequence ATGAGGTCCCTGAATGTCCGAGCCGCCGTGCTGTCGCTGCTGATCCTGGCGCTGTTGCTGGGCATCTGGCAGGTCGCCACGCTCGGCGCGCCAGCCAGTCCGAAGGCGCCCGCCGCCGCGATGACAGCGGCGCAGATCGAATACGCCCAGCTGATGGGTCAGCCTGTGGACGCTGCCCCGGTGGCCGCCAAGAGCGGCTTCCCGACGTTGGCGCAGATGGGCGCCACCGTGGCACACCACTTGGCCGAGCCCTTCTATGACCGGGGCCCGAACGACAAGGGCATCGGCCTGCAACTGGCCTATTCGCTGGGGCGGGTGGCCCTGGGTTATCTGCTCGCGGCGATGGTGGCGATTCCGCTGGGCTTTGTCATCGGCATGAGTCCGCTGGCTTATCGCGCCCTGGATCCGTTCATCCAGGTGCTCAAGCCGATCTCGCCGCTGGCCTGGATGCCGCTGGCGCTCTACACGATCAAGGATGCGGCGGCGAGCGGCATCTTCGTGATCTTCATCTGCAGCCTGTGGCCGATGCTGATCAACACCGCCTTCGGCGTGGCCGGTGTGCGGCGCGAATGGCTGAATGTGGCCCGCACGCTGGAGGTCCGCCCGCTGCGACGCGCCTTCGAAGTGATCCTGCCGGCGGCGGCGCCGACCATCCTCACCGGCATGCGCATCAGCATGGGCATTGCCTGGCTGGTGATCGTGGCGGCCGAGATGCTGGTCGGCGGCACGGGCATCGGCTACTTCGTCTGGAATGAGTGGAACAACCTCAGCCTGCCCAACGTCATCTTCGCGATCCTGGTGATCGGCCTGGTGGGCATGGCGCTGGACCTGCTGTTTGCGCGGGCGCAGAAGGCGGTGACCTATGTCGATTGA
- the cynS gene encoding cyanase — MSRLDVTEKIIATKVAKGLKWSDVAEQVGLSKEWVTAGCLGQMTFDDAQAATLARLFDLTEVETQWLKVVPYKGSLPTAVPTDPLIYRFYELVSVYGTTFKELIHEEFGDGIMSAIDFRMDLQREPDPKGDRVSITMSGKFLPYKTY; from the coding sequence ATGAGCCGTCTCGACGTGACTGAAAAGATCATCGCCACCAAGGTGGCCAAGGGCCTGAAGTGGTCCGACGTGGCCGAGCAGGTCGGTCTGAGCAAGGAGTGGGTCACCGCCGGCTGCCTGGGTCAGATGACTTTTGACGATGCCCAGGCCGCAACGCTGGCCCGCCTCTTCGACCTCACCGAAGTCGAGACCCAGTGGCTGAAGGTGGTCCCTTACAAGGGCAGCCTGCCCACCGCCGTGCCGACCGATCCGCTGATCTACCGCTTCTACGAGCTGGTGAGCGTCTACGGCACCACCTTCAAGGAGCTGATCCATGAGGAGTTCGGCGACGGCATCATGAGCGCCATCGACTTCCGCATGGACCTGCAACGCGAGCCCGATCCCAAGGGGGACCGCGTCAGCATCACGATGAGCGGGAAGTTCCTGCCGTACAAGACGTACTGA
- a CDS encoding 3-deoxy-D-arabino-heptulosonate 7-phosphate synthase, with the protein MSPIPLPAPLARMLLACVRRYRAPALPASLDEASLAGPATALAFAIDQARVATVQGVTPEPAVRALFIHALARLIAGALRPQGGDPAFQAMVLQHQWPVVREFASLNAHAAADRRTVQSTIRAFAHPEKTRRRPDAALRAALTELHRAGEAADWPRLVPMALALLDQPDVRADPALRRLLERLRDETAVDRLQRLAVLAHDERIQRYLRLWQQQGPRSGTAEAHARGSRAQARGAAVEAQASHALEAVARRLNEEDAAAPYRVVTGLLVPGAIPGDPQGAKSEWDVALLRRAEGHADASAWDLCLLVEAKASADAATTDVYKLQRGLQRLQQASDGEVHAFACDQGEVGLTGASLRALTLGAGEGEGEGAAQGPVPPCSAPAQDDRLDASRSVLGSVLYCSNATADRTPPLLNPASRMQLMSAPAAVAFASQWAEATKGTDVATDGETADPQPLHAVWLQLLNDPVFDAVRQQYPTLRQVRDLMVHPDDLLAAAGAAARDCAHGTTESISTSCTAGTSRSS; encoded by the coding sequence ATGTCTCCCATCCCCTTGCCTGCCCCGCTGGCCCGGATGCTCCTCGCCTGTGTCCGACGCTACCGCGCCCCTGCCTTGCCCGCCTCGCTGGATGAGGCCAGCCTGGCAGGCCCGGCCACGGCATTGGCTTTCGCCATCGATCAGGCACGGGTAGCCACGGTGCAGGGTGTGACGCCCGAGCCGGCCGTGCGCGCACTGTTCATCCACGCACTGGCCAGGCTGATCGCCGGGGCGCTCCGTCCGCAAGGCGGAGATCCCGCGTTCCAGGCCATGGTGCTGCAGCATCAATGGCCGGTGGTTCGGGAATTCGCCTCGCTGAACGCGCATGCCGCGGCCGATCGGCGCACCGTGCAATCGACGATCCGCGCCTTTGCGCATCCCGAGAAGACCCGGCGGCGCCCCGATGCCGCGCTGAGGGCCGCGCTGACTGAACTCCACCGCGCCGGCGAAGCGGCGGACTGGCCACGCCTCGTTCCGATGGCGCTGGCGCTGCTGGACCAGCCCGACGTCCGTGCCGATCCCGCCCTCCGTCGATTGCTGGAACGCCTGCGCGATGAAACCGCCGTGGATCGCCTTCAGCGCCTGGCGGTGTTGGCACACGATGAACGGATTCAACGCTACCTGCGGCTGTGGCAGCAGCAGGGCCCCCGATCGGGCACTGCAGAGGCCCATGCGCGGGGCTCGCGTGCGCAGGCGCGCGGCGCGGCGGTGGAAGCCCAGGCCTCGCACGCGCTGGAGGCGGTGGCCCGTCGGTTGAATGAAGAGGACGCCGCAGCGCCCTATCGGGTCGTCACCGGCCTGCTGGTGCCCGGCGCGATCCCGGGTGACCCGCAGGGCGCCAAGAGCGAATGGGACGTGGCGTTGCTGCGGCGCGCTGAAGGCCACGCCGACGCCTCGGCCTGGGATCTGTGCCTGCTGGTGGAAGCCAAGGCCTCCGCCGACGCGGCCACGACCGATGTCTACAAACTGCAGCGCGGTCTCCAACGGCTTCAGCAGGCCAGCGACGGCGAGGTGCACGCTTTCGCCTGCGACCAGGGCGAGGTCGGCCTGACCGGCGCCTCGCTGCGCGCGTTGACCCTCGGCGCGGGCGAGGGCGAGGGCGAGGGCGCGGCCCAAGGGCCGGTGCCACCGTGCAGCGCTCCGGCTCAGGACGATCGGCTCGACGCCTCCCGGTCGGTGCTTGGCTCAGTGCTGTACTGCAGCAATGCAACGGCCGATCGCACCCCGCCGCTGCTCAATCCGGCCAGCAGGATGCAACTGATGTCCGCGCCCGCGGCGGTGGCCTTCGCCAGCCAGTGGGCCGAGGCCACCAAGGGCACCGACGTCGCCACAGACGGCGAGACCGCTGACCCGCAACCGCTGCACGCGGTGTGGCTGCAGCTGCTGAACGATCCGGTCTTCGACGCAGTGCGCCAGCAATATCCGACGCTGAGGCAGGTCCGGGATCTGATGGTGCATCCCGACGATCTGCTGGCGGCGGCAGGCGCGGCCGCCAGGGACTGCGCCCACGGGACGACCGAGTCGATCAGTACGTCTTGTACGGCAGGAACTTCCCGCTCATCGTGA